A window from Nitrospiraceae bacterium encodes these proteins:
- a CDS encoding aminotransferase class I/II-fold pyridoxal phosphate-dependent enzyme gives MSLFDKFLPIQEARNELLKSGVNPFHITVEKIISPTEAIINGRKTILVGTNNYLGLTFHPDSILAGQQALAQEGTGTTGSRMANGSFASHKALENAIADFYGAPHAIVFSTGYQANLGVLSALAGPGDTILIDGDSHASIYDGCRLGGAEIIRFKHNDVADLEKRLRRLGDRSYRTLIVVEGIYSMLGDRAPLAEIVEVKRKYGATLIVDEAHSLGVLGQHGRGLAEEAGVEQDVDCIVGTFSKSLGSTGGFGVSFHPEFELIRYTSRPYIFTASPCPSVVASTRATIRIIQAHPELRQHLWTNSRHLYEGLTKSGYMLGAEVGPIIAAMVPNKELALAMWQQLLENGIYVNLMIPPATPNGECLLRCSVSAAHTHNQIEKIISAFADLSHGTQIAINPAHLQPDATLN, from the coding sequence ATGTCACTATTTGACAAATTTCTTCCCATTCAAGAAGCCCGAAACGAATTACTGAAAAGTGGGGTAAATCCCTTTCACATCACCGTCGAAAAGATCATTTCTCCGACAGAAGCGATCATCAACGGTCGCAAGACCATTCTGGTTGGCACCAATAATTACTTAGGATTGACCTTTCATCCTGACTCCATTCTAGCCGGCCAACAGGCGCTTGCCCAAGAAGGAACAGGCACCACCGGATCGAGGATGGCCAATGGATCGTTTGCAAGCCACAAGGCGCTGGAAAACGCCATCGCAGATTTCTATGGTGCGCCCCATGCAATCGTCTTTTCCACAGGCTACCAGGCCAATCTTGGAGTGCTTTCTGCTCTTGCAGGCCCAGGGGACACAATTTTGATAGATGGGGACTCCCATGCCAGCATATATGATGGATGCCGACTTGGAGGCGCAGAGATTATCCGGTTTAAGCATAACGACGTGGCCGATTTGGAAAAACGGCTTCGTCGATTGGGGGACCGAAGCTATCGGACCTTAATTGTCGTTGAGGGCATTTACAGCATGCTGGGAGATCGAGCCCCGTTGGCCGAAATCGTCGAAGTAAAAAGAAAATATGGGGCCACTCTGATCGTTGATGAAGCGCATTCGTTAGGGGTACTCGGACAACATGGCCGTGGCTTAGCCGAAGAAGCAGGAGTCGAACAGGACGTCGATTGCATTGTCGGGACATTCAGCAAAAGCTTGGGCTCGACGGGGGGGTTCGGCGTAAGCTTCCATCCCGAGTTCGAATTAATCCGATACACCAGTCGACCTTATATTTTCACCGCTTCTCCATGCCCATCGGTTGTTGCTTCGACACGAGCAACCATTCGCATCATCCAGGCTCATCCGGAACTTCGTCAACATCTATGGACCAATTCACGGCATTTGTACGAAGGGTTAACGAAGAGTGGGTACATGCTTGGGGCGGAGGTAGGACCCATCATTGCCGCAATGGTCCCCAATAAAGAATTGGCTCTCGCCATGTGGCAACAACTTTTGGAAAATGGGATTTATGTCAACCTCATGATTCCTCCTGCCACACCAAATGGCGAATGCCTCTTGCGTTGCAGTGTGAGCGCCGCTCATACACACAACCAAATTGAAAAAATTATTTCGGCATTTGCTGATTTGTCTCATGGAACTCAAATTGCTATCAACCCTGCTCACTTACAACCAGATGCAACCCTCAATTAA
- a CDS encoding acyl carrier protein — MMSYSDILPQLFDTLKPFTKQGFRLKESTELVAELGLDSLQVMQVLLKIEDHFDISIPLNNLPNIRTVKDLGEEIEKLLKG, encoded by the coding sequence ATGATGAGTTATTCCGACATCCTTCCCCAGCTGTTTGACACTCTCAAGCCTTTTACCAAACAAGGCTTTCGGTTAAAAGAATCAACCGAGCTGGTCGCAGAACTGGGATTGGACTCCTTGCAAGTCATGCAAGTCCTTTTAAAAATCGAAGATCACTTTGATATTTCCATCCCTCTGAACAATCTTCCCAATATCCGAACAGTCAAGGACCTTGGTGAAGAGATTGAGAAGTTGCTGAAAGGGTAA
- a CDS encoding NAD(P)-dependent oxidoreductase, which produces MRTTVALTGASGFIGGVIAQHLRKGGWHVRGLARSPRQVQQLEDLGITPVQGRLEDPASLLTLVKDSVGVIHCAGAIRGVSREDFYPTNVMGVSNLIQACLAQSSLPRFVLLSSLAAREPSLSPYAWSKHEGESVLIREAGLLKWSIFRPPAVYGPKDRALLPLFTLLRKGIGVQLGPSQAKFSLIHVEDLANAILHWLKNGNPPFQTFEIDDGFPGGYSWEDIFRLSNPRLRLCLRIPPSLLRIGGKINEISSHLFGYTPLFTCGKVAELLHPNWVCNSFHATQTLGWAPQICLKEGLRRLFTSDRLMPFHRN; this is translated from the coding sequence ATGCGCACTACCGTTGCCCTAACCGGGGCTTCCGGTTTCATTGGGGGAGTCATCGCACAACATTTAAGGAAAGGCGGATGGCATGTCCGTGGGCTTGCGCGCTCTCCCCGCCAGGTTCAACAGCTCGAGGACTTGGGAATCACACCAGTCCAAGGCCGTTTGGAAGATCCTGCCAGCCTATTAACTTTAGTCAAAGACTCGGTTGGTGTCATTCACTGTGCAGGAGCGATTCGCGGAGTGAGTCGAGAAGACTTCTATCCGACCAACGTGATGGGAGTCTCTAACTTGATTCAAGCCTGTCTTGCACAATCCTCTCTTCCACGATTCGTTCTTCTTTCATCTCTTGCGGCTCGTGAGCCATCACTCTCCCCATATGCATGGAGTAAACATGAAGGTGAATCTGTTTTAATCCGTGAGGCGGGGTTACTGAAATGGAGTATTTTTCGTCCCCCTGCCGTCTATGGACCGAAGGACCGTGCGCTGCTCCCCCTCTTTACCCTGTTACGCAAAGGGATTGGGGTCCAACTTGGCCCCTCCCAAGCCAAATTCTCCTTAATTCATGTCGAGGATCTGGCTAACGCCATTCTTCATTGGCTAAAAAACGGAAACCCACCCTTTCAGACCTTTGAGATTGATGATGGCTTCCCTGGAGGATATTCCTGGGAGGATATTTTTCGCCTTTCCAACCCCCGCCTCCGCCTGTGCTTGCGTATTCCACCAAGCCTCTTACGAATAGGAGGGAAAATTAATGAAATAAGTTCCCACCTCTTTGGGTATACTCCTCTTTTTACCTGCGGGAAGGTTGCTGAACTTCTCCACCCCAATTGGGTCTGTAATAGTTTTCACGCGACCCAGACTCTTGGCTGGGCGCCACAAATCTGCCTCAAAGAAGGCTTGCGTCGATTGTTCACATCGGATAGGCTCATGCCATTCCATAGGAATTAG
- a CDS encoding fatty acyl-AMP ligase — protein sequence MNATPTHHQLRLKHGNFSTLSEALDYAASGETGCNFYSGRGKLTHVLTYADLKQQSQNLARRLNGLELSRGARVALIADTTPDFIRFFFACQYAGLIPVPLPISLHLGGHQAYVTQLRRLLDSCQASIAMAPEGFLPFLEEAATGLNLDLIGGPETFASLEEIDGPLSPLEPQELAYIQYTSGSTRWPRGVEVTQAAVMTNLSGIIQHGLQVQPGDRCVSWLPFYHDMGLVGFVLGPIASQLSVDYLSTRDFAMRPRQWLDLMTKSRATISFSPSFGYELCVRRLGEDFNEHYDLSSWRIAGAGAETIRADSLSRFAKTLKSSGFKPEAFLACYGMAECSLAISFAPLNKGLEVDKVDANQLSKNRLAMPFVPFSTDDDQARCSKFVKCGVPLPGYEVEIRNMTGEVVKERESGIIFVRGASTMTGYFNDPTLTQEVLSTDGWLNTGDIGYWVENSLVIIGRSKDMIIINGRNIWPQDLEFMAEQQAEVRPGDSSAFSVSTPDGHEIAIMVVQCREMDNEKREDLVQRLRSLVHKELSIPCYIELIPPRTLPRTSSGKLSRSRAKADFLTRIQWEEVTTHLSTTARSA from the coding sequence ATGAACGCTACACCAACTCATCACCAACTCAGACTCAAACATGGGAACTTCTCCACCCTTTCAGAGGCTCTTGATTATGCAGCTTCAGGGGAAACCGGCTGTAATTTTTATTCAGGGAGGGGCAAACTCACCCACGTCCTGACATATGCTGACTTGAAACAACAGTCGCAAAATCTAGCTAGAAGATTGAACGGGTTGGAATTATCACGAGGGGCTCGGGTAGCCCTGATTGCCGATACCACTCCAGATTTCATTCGATTCTTTTTTGCCTGTCAGTATGCGGGACTGATTCCGGTTCCTCTCCCGATTTCATTGCACTTAGGGGGGCATCAGGCATACGTCACTCAACTTAGACGGCTTCTCGATAGCTGCCAAGCCTCTATCGCCATGGCACCAGAAGGCTTCTTGCCATTTTTAGAGGAAGCAGCAACCGGTTTGAACCTTGACCTCATTGGGGGTCCTGAAACATTTGCCTCGCTAGAAGAAATTGATGGGCCACTCAGCCCACTTGAGCCTCAAGAGTTAGCCTATATTCAATACACCTCCGGTAGCACCCGTTGGCCTAGAGGTGTCGAGGTCACTCAAGCAGCCGTGATGACCAATCTCTCGGGGATCATCCAGCATGGCTTACAAGTTCAACCTGGCGACCGTTGCGTCTCCTGGCTTCCCTTCTACCATGATATGGGGCTGGTCGGATTCGTTCTTGGTCCAATTGCCTCACAGCTTTCCGTTGATTATCTGAGCACACGCGATTTTGCCATGCGACCGCGTCAGTGGCTGGATTTAATGACGAAGAGTCGAGCGACGATTTCATTCAGCCCTTCTTTTGGATACGAACTCTGCGTGCGAAGACTGGGCGAAGACTTTAATGAACACTATGATCTCAGTTCTTGGCGAATTGCCGGCGCTGGAGCAGAAACTATTCGCGCCGATAGCCTCTCGCGCTTTGCTAAAACTCTGAAGAGCAGCGGGTTTAAACCTGAAGCATTTTTGGCCTGCTATGGGATGGCGGAATGCTCTTTGGCCATTAGCTTTGCTCCTCTGAACAAAGGCCTCGAGGTTGACAAAGTTGACGCAAATCAGCTTTCCAAGAACAGGCTAGCCATGCCATTTGTTCCATTCTCGACTGATGACGATCAGGCTCGATGCAGCAAATTTGTCAAATGCGGAGTTCCTCTCCCCGGATATGAAGTCGAAATTCGAAATATGACTGGAGAGGTGGTCAAAGAACGAGAAAGTGGAATTATTTTTGTTCGTGGGGCAAGCACCATGACGGGATACTTCAATGATCCCACCTTGACACAGGAGGTTCTTTCCACTGATGGCTGGCTCAATACGGGCGACATCGGCTATTGGGTTGAAAACAGCCTCGTCATTATCGGTCGCTCCAAAGACATGATTATCATTAATGGACGAAACATCTGGCCTCAAGATCTAGAATTCATGGCAGAGCAACAGGCGGAAGTTCGACCTGGTGATTCATCTGCTTTTTCCGTTTCTACACCAGATGGCCATGAGATCGCGATCATGGTGGTTCAATGTCGTGAAATGGATAACGAAAAACGAGAAGACTTGGTTCAGCGCCTACGATCCTTAGTGCACAAAGAGTTATCTATTCCATGCTATATTGAACTTATCCCACCAAGGACACTTCCGCGGACGTCATCTGGGAAACTATCGCGATCTCGAGCTAAAGCGGACTTTCTCACCCGAATTCAGTGGGAAGAGGTGACGACACACTTGTCTACCACCGCTAGGTCCGCCTAG
- a CDS encoding HIT family protein, with amino-acid sequence MNTTIKKFGYPNACLKEFSQWVVLLRPQQVTLGSLVLICREEATAFSQISAEAFTELPKIIREIETNVSRTFAYSKINYLMLMMVDPEVHFHVIPRYDTPRLFSQQQFSDHGWPGPPDLKNANDISEEVYQNILSHLKNNWIHDF; translated from the coding sequence ATGAACACCACGATAAAAAAATTTGGGTATCCTAACGCCTGTCTTAAAGAATTTTCCCAATGGGTTGTACTCTTACGCCCCCAACAAGTAACCCTTGGTTCACTGGTATTAATTTGTCGAGAGGAAGCTACTGCATTTTCCCAAATTAGTGCGGAGGCATTTACAGAACTGCCAAAGATCATACGTGAGATTGAGACAAATGTCTCACGCACATTTGCCTATAGCAAAATAAATTACCTCATGTTGATGATGGTTGACCCGGAGGTTCATTTTCATGTCATTCCCCGATATGACACACCTCGATTATTTTCTCAACAACAATTTTCCGACCATGGATGGCCTGGGCCACCAGACCTTAAAAATGCGAATGACATATCGGAAGAGGTGTACCAAAACATTTTAAGTCACCTCAAAAATAATTGGATTCATGATTTTTAA
- a CDS encoding sterol desaturase family protein, with protein sequence MTFRDLRRAYILYPSIQLYAVLLACSIIGAFVLFPYFPVSPFRVAGSIVGTLLAYPFVEYAVHRFILHGRYLYRSPWTAALWKRIHYDHHQDPNDLRVLFGAGSTTLPTIVVTTFPIGMSLGGWVGAVLSFATGLLCFMVYEFCHCMQHLRVSPKNKFLRRVKRHHLLHHFHNEKGNFGITSLFCDRIFGSEYGNAEEVPFSQTVSNLGYADQERSHYPWVAQLSEQKP encoded by the coding sequence ATGACATTTCGCGATCTAAGGAGGGCGTACATTCTTTACCCGAGCATTCAGTTATATGCGGTGTTATTGGCTTGCAGTATTATCGGGGCCTTCGTGCTTTTCCCTTATTTTCCTGTTTCTCCATTTCGTGTGGCAGGAAGTATCGTGGGGACTCTGCTGGCTTACCCATTCGTGGAATATGCTGTACATCGGTTTATTTTACATGGACGATATCTCTATCGGTCGCCTTGGACGGCGGCTTTGTGGAAACGGATTCACTATGATCATCACCAGGATCCCAATGATTTGCGGGTGTTGTTCGGAGCAGGTTCAACTACCCTGCCGACGATTGTTGTGACCACCTTCCCCATTGGAATGAGTCTTGGGGGCTGGGTAGGGGCTGTTCTTTCTTTTGCGACAGGATTGTTGTGTTTTATGGTGTATGAATTCTGTCATTGCATGCAGCATTTACGTGTGAGTCCTAAGAATAAATTTTTACGGCGGGTCAAGCGACACCATTTACTTCATCATTTTCATAATGAAAAAGGAAATTTTGGCATCACGAGTCTGTTCTGTGACCGGATATTTGGAAGTGAGTATGGGAATGCCGAAGAGGTACCCTTCAGTCAGACCGTTTCCAATCTGGGCTATGCGGATCAGGAACGATCTCATTATCCCTGGGTGGCCCAACTATCCGAACAGAAGCCATAA
- a CDS encoding N-acetyltransferase codes for MGKGVLIRIEPVGDRAAFKEFIRLPWKLYDSDPHWVPPLWIERLHTFSRKNPYFQHARWQCWLAYRGQDPVGRICAQIDDLHLNRYQDQTGFFGLLEAEEEASVFQALFQAAEFWLQNHGMTNVRGPFNLSINQECGLLVDGFDSPPMIMMGHAKPYYGQLVERNAYKKAQDLLAYRIGIHFSFPPGVSLFLKKAKTSMRIRSLRRKHLKEDLAIIKDIFEEAWSDNWGFLPFTDAEFAEIGQQLKLLVEDDFVKIAEIDGEPTAMLVAFPNVHEVIRDLNGKLFPWGWLKILWRLKAAYPRSARVALMGVRKRFQSSPMGAAMAYGLIEAVREAGLRKNIQQIETSWILEGNKRMRHILESLGAEPYKTYRIYEKHLQ; via the coding sequence ATGGGGAAAGGCGTCTTGATTCGCATTGAACCGGTCGGCGACCGCGCCGCCTTCAAAGAATTTATTCGTCTTCCCTGGAAGTTGTACGACTCAGATCCTCATTGGGTTCCACCTCTATGGATTGAGCGACTTCATACTTTTTCCCGGAAAAATCCGTATTTTCAGCACGCTCGTTGGCAATGTTGGCTAGCCTATCGCGGCCAGGACCCTGTTGGGCGAATCTGTGCCCAGATCGACGACCTGCATCTCAACAGGTATCAGGATCAGACCGGGTTTTTTGGCTTGCTTGAAGCAGAGGAGGAGGCCAGTGTCTTTCAGGCGCTGTTCCAGGCTGCGGAATTCTGGCTTCAGAATCATGGGATGACGAATGTTCGAGGGCCGTTTAATTTGTCCATCAATCAGGAATGTGGTCTGTTGGTCGATGGATTTGATTCACCGCCCATGATTATGATGGGCCATGCCAAACCGTACTACGGGCAATTGGTTGAACGAAATGCCTATAAAAAGGCCCAAGATCTTCTAGCCTATCGGATTGGAATTCATTTTAGTTTTCCCCCCGGAGTGTCTCTATTTCTCAAAAAAGCAAAAACCTCGATGCGTATTCGTTCCCTACGGCGGAAGCATCTGAAAGAGGATTTGGCGATTATCAAGGATATTTTCGAAGAGGCCTGGTCAGATAATTGGGGATTTCTTCCATTTACCGATGCCGAATTTGCGGAGATCGGTCAGCAGCTTAAGCTTTTGGTCGAAGATGATTTTGTGAAGATTGCTGAAATCGATGGAGAGCCCACGGCAATGTTGGTTGCCTTTCCCAATGTACATGAGGTCATTCGAGATCTGAACGGGAAACTGTTCCCATGGGGGTGGCTAAAAATCTTATGGCGGTTGAAAGCCGCCTATCCCCGGTCAGCTCGGGTTGCCTTAATGGGAGTGCGGAAGCGATTCCAATCCAGTCCCATGGGGGCGGCGATGGCCTATGGGTTGATTGAAGCTGTGAGGGAAGCTGGTCTTCGTAAAAATATCCAGCAGATCGAAACCTCCTGGATTTTGGAAGGGAATAAACGCATGCGCCACATCCTAGAATCACTCGGAGCCGAACCCTACAAGACCTATAGAATTTATGAGAAGCATCTTCAATGA
- a CDS encoding NTP transferase domain-containing protein, producing the protein MGLEHQSVTALILAGARTARDPVARMAGVANKVLAQVGGEPMISRVLGTLAQSDRVGKRILCGPSLETVQDNSFLGTLIASGAVQWVEPAQGPSLSVARFLNEHPQDFPVLVTTADHALLTPEIVNYFLRETQEKQMDVAVGLVPYSLVVASYPQSKRTVTRLTGGGFCGCNLFVLCTPKAIRMVEFWSRIERERKHPLRLIRTLGGLALVRYVLGWLSLAEALRRLGQKLNLHVQEVLLPFPEAAIDVDTPEDLALAEKILAKRQETL; encoded by the coding sequence ATGGGGCTTGAACACCAATCTGTCACGGCTCTGATATTAGCGGGTGCCCGAACCGCTCGAGACCCAGTGGCCCGGATGGCAGGGGTCGCAAATAAGGTTCTGGCGCAGGTTGGTGGGGAACCTATGATCTCCCGTGTATTAGGGACCTTAGCCCAATCGGACCGAGTGGGAAAAAGAATTTTATGCGGGCCTTCCCTGGAAACGGTACAAGATAATTCGTTTTTAGGGACATTAATTGCGTCAGGAGCGGTCCAGTGGGTGGAGCCTGCGCAAGGTCCGAGTCTCAGCGTTGCGAGGTTTCTAAATGAACATCCTCAGGACTTCCCTGTCCTGGTCACAACGGCGGACCATGCCCTGTTAACGCCAGAGATAGTGAATTATTTTCTGCGTGAAACCCAGGAAAAGCAGATGGATGTGGCCGTAGGCCTGGTGCCGTATTCCCTGGTCGTGGCGTCGTATCCTCAATCAAAGCGAACGGTCACTCGACTGACGGGCGGAGGGTTCTGTGGTTGCAATTTATTTGTCCTCTGTACACCAAAGGCTATACGAATGGTGGAGTTTTGGAGCCGGATTGAGCGTGAGCGCAAGCATCCTCTTCGCCTGATTCGAACGCTTGGGGGTCTGGCCCTAGTCCGCTATGTGCTGGGTTGGCTATCCCTTGCAGAAGCACTGAGGCGGCTGGGGCAAAAGCTCAATCTTCATGTGCAAGAAGTGCTGCTTCCGTTTCCTGAAGCGGCCATCGATGTGGATACTCCTGAAGATCTTGCCTTAGCGGAAAAAATCTTGGCGAAACGACAAGAAACCCTCTAA
- a CDS encoding phosphocholine cytidylyltransferase family protein, with protein sequence MKAVILSAGQGKRLLPHTADTPKCTVPVNGLPIVKRQIQALLRAGIDSIHIVVGFGAEKVEALLTDEIASGSVRTIYNPFFAMADNLMSCWAARNDMSQDFLLINGDTLFESAILDGLLQAPSSPITLVTDEKIRYDADDMKVIVRGSQLDRIGKTLPIEQVNGESIGMIRFQGNGPKIFLSTLDQRIRKPEALKQWYLSLIDELARQGHVSTFCIKGLKWAEIDNPSDLEQAERLFKN encoded by the coding sequence ATGAAAGCCGTAATTTTAAGTGCTGGACAGGGAAAACGGTTACTCCCGCACACAGCCGATACACCCAAATGTACCGTTCCTGTCAATGGACTACCCATTGTGAAACGGCAGATCCAAGCACTCCTTCGCGCGGGAATCGATTCCATTCACATTGTGGTCGGGTTTGGGGCTGAAAAGGTTGAAGCGCTTCTGACCGACGAAATTGCCTCTGGCTCTGTCCGCACCATCTATAATCCATTTTTTGCGATGGCAGATAATTTGATGAGCTGTTGGGCGGCTCGGAACGACATGAGCCAGGATTTTCTATTAATAAATGGAGATACCCTATTTGAATCAGCCATTCTTGATGGTCTGTTGCAGGCTCCCTCTTCTCCCATCACCTTAGTAACCGATGAGAAAATTCGCTACGATGCTGACGACATGAAAGTCATTGTGCGTGGCTCACAACTGGATCGAATTGGCAAAACCCTTCCCATCGAACAAGTGAACGGAGAGTCCATCGGCATGATACGATTTCAGGGCAATGGACCTAAAATATTTCTTTCCACCTTAGACCAACGCATTCGCAAACCGGAGGCGCTCAAGCAATGGTACTTATCACTCATCGACGAATTAGCCCGACAGGGTCATGTGTCGACCTTTTGCATCAAAGGGTTGAAGTGGGCTGAGATCGATAATCCCTCTGATTTAGAACAAGCGGAGCGTCTCTTCAAAAATTAG
- the lptF gene encoding LPS export ABC transporter permease LptF, whose translation MLVKYLIREVLKPSAVVCGLLVALFAGYSWVTFLAKAVNALLPVNMILTLIALKVGIALEVLIPISLYFGVILGFGRLYTDSEMKAFMACGVSPYRILLTVFSLSCLVAVLVSIFSLYLRPLAYEEIYRLRDEGEAGFRLSNLDAGHFYERRNGSLVFFAEDIDEQHQKLNEVFVQSEHGETLQVFSAKTAQEQLDPQSGISIPVLFDGFEYKLTREGEIKHISSFSRMAIYPQELVAEYRRKAESTQNLLQSDSRKDITELQWRFLAPFSAILMGLLGVPLSRASPRQGKYAKIFTATVIFSVYYFTGLMVRNLVEQGILPIIPGLWWIVLVLGALLAYWLAPSRFIRGMS comes from the coding sequence ATGCTAGTCAAATATTTAATTCGCGAAGTCCTGAAGCCATCAGCCGTCGTCTGTGGACTTTTGGTGGCGTTGTTTGCCGGGTATAGTTGGGTCACATTTTTAGCTAAAGCCGTCAATGCCCTGTTGCCGGTAAATATGATTCTCACGTTAATTGCGTTAAAAGTGGGAATCGCGCTTGAGGTCCTCATTCCCATTTCGTTGTATTTCGGTGTTATTTTAGGGTTTGGCCGATTATATACCGACTCAGAAATGAAAGCGTTTATGGCGTGTGGGGTTAGCCCATATCGGATCCTCCTTACGGTTTTTTCCCTTTCTTGTTTGGTGGCTGTCCTTGTGAGCATTTTTTCCTTGTACCTTCGTCCATTGGCCTATGAAGAAATCTACCGATTAAGAGATGAAGGAGAGGCTGGATTTCGTTTGAGCAATTTGGATGCCGGGCATTTTTATGAACGACGTAATGGATCCTTGGTCTTTTTCGCAGAGGATATCGATGAACAACACCAAAAATTAAATGAGGTGTTTGTGCAAAGTGAACACGGGGAGACCTTGCAAGTCTTTTCAGCAAAGACAGCTCAAGAGCAACTTGATCCCCAAAGTGGCATCTCGATTCCAGTTCTCTTTGATGGGTTCGAATATAAACTGACAAGGGAGGGGGAGATCAAGCACATTTCTAGTTTTTCACGGATGGCAATTTATCCTCAGGAGCTTGTGGCGGAGTATAGACGCAAGGCCGAATCCACCCAAAATTTATTACAGTCTGATTCTCGCAAGGATATCACGGAACTGCAATGGAGGTTTTTAGCCCCTTTTTCGGCTATTCTCATGGGGCTGCTGGGAGTGCCATTGAGTCGCGCTTCCCCGAGGCAGGGCAAATACGCCAAAATTTTTACGGCCACGGTAATTTTTTCAGTCTATTACTTTACGGGGCTGATGGTAAGAAATCTTGTTGAACAGGGGATACTTCCCATTATTCCGGGCCTTTGGTGGATTGTTCTTGTCTTGGGAGCCTTATTGGCATATTGGTTGGCGCCCTCGCGATTTATCCGAGGCATGTCCTAA
- the lptG gene encoding LPS export ABC transporter permease LptG — protein sequence MKILNRYLAVSLLKGYFPVLAIFLAVFSLIVFVEELDDVGKGRYTFWSAGEFLLLTLPTRLVFLAPFVALLGSIMALGSLANGRELIAIQAAGVSPYQIAWSVMKVGACFIILVGFLEEVVNPTLDQEAYFKRSMALSDSGAYKGKQGFWFRDGRRFIRIHQIRYGESPENLDIFEFNDAGQLDFYMHAQEAEIVNPQKWTLKNIKKQVIHGYSVSLEQMESLEWDSPLKQNEVRLLTLPSSTLAPSELYQYMEVLKRKKQNYLRYELSFWDKIFMPLNTGLMILVAVPFVFGPLRMSAAGKRVFIGSLIGLGYYLMTEISKHVGILFGASPLITTAAPFLLLSLVTFVLWRRYLN from the coding sequence ATGAAAATTCTCAATAGGTATCTGGCGGTCAGTTTACTAAAAGGGTATTTCCCTGTGCTGGCGATATTTTTGGCGGTGTTCAGTTTAATCGTCTTTGTTGAAGAGCTGGATGACGTGGGTAAGGGGCGCTATACCTTTTGGAGCGCTGGTGAGTTTTTGTTGCTGACCCTGCCAACCCGGTTGGTGTTTCTAGCCCCATTTGTGGCGTTGCTAGGGAGCATTATGGCGTTAGGTAGCCTTGCCAATGGCAGGGAACTCATCGCGATCCAGGCCGCTGGAGTGTCTCCCTACCAAATAGCCTGGTCAGTGATGAAGGTTGGAGCATGTTTTATTATACTCGTGGGCTTTCTTGAAGAGGTTGTGAATCCTACTCTGGATCAGGAGGCCTATTTTAAGCGATCAATGGCATTGTCGGATTCTGGGGCATATAAGGGAAAGCAGGGTTTCTGGTTTCGTGATGGAAGACGCTTTATTAGAATTCATCAGATTCGCTATGGAGAGAGTCCAGAAAACCTTGATATTTTTGAATTTAATGATGCCGGACAATTGGATTTCTATATGCATGCTCAGGAGGCGGAAATTGTCAATCCCCAAAAGTGGACTCTAAAAAATATTAAAAAGCAGGTCATTCACGGATACAGTGTTTCCCTGGAGCAGATGGAGAGTCTGGAATGGGATTCTCCTCTTAAACAGAATGAAGTCCGGTTATTGACTCTTCCTTCTTCCACATTGGCTCCCTCCGAGCTTTACCAATACATGGAAGTCTTAAAACGAAAAAAACAAAATTACCTGAGGTATGAGTTAAGTTTTTGGGACAAAATTTTTATGCCATTGAATACCGGGCTTATGATCTTGGTGGCCGTCCCGTTTGTTTTCGGTCCCTTGCGAATGTCTGCAGCAGGGAAGAGGGTATTCATTGGATCCCTGATCGGTCTGGGGTATTATTTGATGACGGAAATTTCTAAGCATGTTGGCATTCTGTTCGGAGCCTCCCCTCTAATAACCACGGCCGCTCCCTTCCTCCTGTTGTCTCTTGTCACGTTTGTGTTATGGCGGCGTTATCTCAATTGA